One genomic region from Bufo bufo chromosome 3, aBufBuf1.1, whole genome shotgun sequence encodes:
- the GTPBP8 gene encoding GTP-binding protein 8, whose translation MRTAFASGRLLCASFPLWRLRRNAASLASMQEVMKLQEKKRSSVVFPARDLEKLLSPDIDRTNFRLFDPTIEEITEAERWFRPSGKHAIDYFTSAVRMDHTPELQQPEVCFIGRSNVGKSSLIKSLFALVPGIEVKVSKTPGHTKKMNFFKVGKAFTLVDMPGYGYKAPEDFGEMVEGYIQERRSLKRTFLLVDGSIGIQKADLVAVEMCEELGIPYVIIMTKIDRSRPAVLVTQFMQIQDFIRSQTLGCFPEPFLVSSLHFSGIHLLRCFVAHVTGNHPKVS comes from the exons ATGAGGACTGCATTTGCCTCCGGCCGTCTACTCTGCGCGTCTTTTCCGCTGTGGCGGCTGCGCAGGAACGCTGCAAGTTTAGCTTCTATGCAGGAGGTGATGAAGCTGCAGGAGAAGAAACGGAGCAGCGTCGTCTTCCCCGCGAGGGACCTGGAGAAGCTCCTGAGCCCCGACATTGACAGGACCAACTTCAGACTCTTTGATCCCACCATTGAGGAAATTACGGAGGCCGAGAGATGGTTCAGGCCGTCCGGAAAACACGCCATTGATTATTTCACGTCAGCGGTGAGGATGGATCACACTCCCGAGCTGCAGCAACCAGAG GTCTGTTTCATCGGGAGAAGTAACGTGGGGAAATCCTCGCTCATCAAGTCCCTGTTTGCCTTGGTTCCAGGAATTGAAGTGAAAGTCTCCAAAACCCCA ggccacacaaaaaaaatgaactTCTTCAAAGTGGGAAAAGCCTTCACCCTGGTGGACATGCCAGGCTACGGGTATAAAGCCCCGGAGGACTTTGGGGAGATGGTGGAAGGGTACATCCAGGAGAGACGCAG CCTAAAAAGGACCTTTTTGCTGGTGGACGGGTCAATCGGGATTCAGAAAGCAGATCTAGTTGCAGTGGAGATGTGTGAAGAGCTTGGAATTCCTTATGTT ATCATCATGACAAAGATCGACAGATCCCGGCCCGCTGTCCTGGTCACACAGTTCATGCAGATTCAGGACTTCATCAGGTCTCAGACGTTGGGCTGCTTTCCCGAGCCCTTCTTGGTCAG CTCTCTGCATTTCTCAGGGATTCATCTCCTCAGATGTTTCGTCGCCCACGTGACGGGAAACCATCCAAAAGTCAGCTAA